Genomic window (Mycolicibacterium smegmatis):
CTATCGCGTGTCTTCCTCCGTCGCCATCGCGGCCTGCGCCGCGTCGCTTGCCATGCCCCTCGCCGCTTGCGGCTCCGACTCGGACACCGCTTCGTCAAGCACGTCACCGGCCGGTTCGTCGACTGTTGCCGAGCTGGTCACGTCCAGTTCAACCGAGACTGCGGCACCCGCTGCCAGTACGTGCCCGACCGCCGCGCCCCAGGACGCCGCCGCTCCGGAGTGGACGCTGTCCGGAGCCACCGGCAGTGTCGAGGTCACCGGATCCACCGACGCCGCGGCACCGGTGATCAACGTCAACGGGCCGTTCAGCGTGACCGAAACCCAGGTCAAGACCCTGCAGCCGGGCGAAGGACCCGTCGTCGCGGACAACGCCACAGTTCTGGTTTGCTACATGGGTGTCAACGGCCGCGACGGAACGGTGTTCGACAGCAGCTATGAGCGCGGCGCGCCGGTCGACTTCCCGCTCAACGGGGTGGTGGCCGGATTCCAGAAGGCCATCGCGGGCCAGACGGTCGGTTCCACGGTCGCCGTGGCGATGACGTCCGAGGACGGATACCCGAACGGTCAGCCGGCCGCAGGCATCGAGCCCGGTGACTCCCTGATCTTCGCGATCAAGATTCTCGACGCCGCCAGCTGACGAACCGAACAGCCGTGTAGCAGTCTGTTACACTCGTTTCAGACTGCTACATGGAGGCGTGTCATGACTGAGACCGCAGATCGGGTCACTCGCTTCGCCGCAGACCTGGTGGAGAGCGCCGCGGCCGAAGGCGCACGTCAGAGTAGGTCGGCCAAGCAGCAACTCGACCATTGGGCACGAGTGGGGCGGGCGGTGTCGAGCCAACACACCGCCGCCCGCCGCCGGGTGGAAGCCGCGCTCGCCGGGGACCTGGCGCTACGCGATCTGACTCCTGAGGAAGGCGTCGTGTTCAACGCCGAGATCTCCGCCGCCATCGAAGAGAATCTGGCACACACCGATTACGGCCAGGTCCTCGCCGGGCGCGGCGTGACCACCGTCGCTCTCGACGACGACGGTGCCATCGTGCGGTACCAACCGGACGGCACCACGACCGTGCTGGCTCCTGCGCAGCGGTGATCGGCACAGACGGTGACGGGATCCGGTGAAACGACTCGATCTCGTCGTTGGGCCCAACGGCGCGGGCAAGAGCACTTTCGTCGAACTCACATTGGCCCCGCTGCTGACGGGCAGTGCGTTCGTCAACGCCGACGAGATCGCCAAGCGTCGCTGGCCGCACGCCCCGGCCGAGCACTCCTACGA
Coding sequences:
- a CDS encoding FKBP-type peptidyl-prolyl cis-trans isomerase, yielding MSSSVAIAACAASLAMPLAACGSDSDTASSSTSPAGSSTVAELVTSSSTETAAPAASTCPTAAPQDAAAPEWTLSGATGSVEVTGSTDAAAPVINVNGPFSVTETQVKTLQPGEGPVVADNATVLVCYMGVNGRDGTVFDSSYERGAPVDFPLNGVVAGFQKAIAGQTVGSTVAVAMTSEDGYPNGQPAAGIEPGDSLIFAIKILDAAS
- a CDS encoding ParD-like family protein — protein: MTETADRVTRFAADLVESAAAEGARQSRSAKQQLDHWARVGRAVSSQHTAARRRVEAALAGDLALRDLTPEEGVVFNAEISAAIEENLAHTDYGQVLAGRGVTTVALDDDGAIVRYQPDGTTTVLAPAQR